The Solanum lycopersicum chromosome 9, SLM_r2.1 genome window below encodes:
- the LOC112942136 gene encoding uncharacterized protein At3g17950: protein MAQQDEGWPLGLQPLNVRNHGSISFNTLITASPSSSSHSHSSSDLDTESTTTSFFHDKSITLGSLIGITSILEFSRRSTRRRTIVETKIRDNNNNKNKKKKSININSNKSRTWLFSLCSKLTTDAVNINSINSAPSLGHFLEEERKAAANNNINYGLDDFNQLLDHDHSNLNNNSLFISGQIAPPHDNDDESKKGLFEQNDQNGNHGSPLIFSCLCGHLVH from the exons ATGGCTCAACAG GATGAAGGTTGGCCACTTGGGCTTCAACCATTAAATGTGAGAAATCATGGATCAATTTCTTTCAATACTTTGATTACtgcttctccttcttcttcttctcattcTCATTCTTCTTCTGATCTTGATACTGAG TCTACTACTACATCATTCTTTCATGACAAAAGCATAACTCTAGGAAGCCTCATTGGAATTACAAGTATTTTAGAGTTTTCAAGAAGatcaacaagaagaagaacaattGTGGAAACCAAAATAAGggataataacaacaacaagaacaagaagaagaagagtattaatattaatagtaacaAATCAAGAACTTGGTTGTTTTCACTTTGCTCAAAATTAACTACTGATGCAGTTAACATAAATAGCATTAATTCTGCCCCATCTTTAGGccattttcttgaagaagagagaaaagcaGCAgctaataataacattaattatggacttgatgattttaatcaattattagATCATGATCATTCAAATTTGAACAATAATTCATTGTTCATTAGTGGCCAGATTGCTCCTCCtcatgataatgatgatgagtCAAAAAAAGGGCTGTTTGAGCAAAATGATCAAAATGGTAATCATGGAAGTCCTTTAATTTTCTCATGCTTATGTGGACATTTAGTtcattga
- the LOC101258890 gene encoding uncharacterized protein, which yields MDSPINYAIDDKDLDDAALWAVIDSAAAAASSTTGVTKYSKPLPDNHSPIRPFPSSNTSPQSRLGKTPRNFQNHHHNGEVLNHRPQKMSRSDSNSVSVLSRTSPNPMAVVKHVQRDPSVMSYSSPVTRSPARVMEYDNRYNSPIVSECSPVAMSHGQREDRDGVVRHSLAGPFPSVSLFKEYQNAAMAILEKSDYTMISGHPFIKKTGWRKISFYFNLSYEIKDKTIEFDDNRNVLRAEFIVRAHMQGGRFSDGWGSCERREKKFLKPNHDIPSTAETRAKNKACQDLLGIGEYRPGMGQSSNG from the exons atggattcTCCGATCAATTACGCTATCGACGATAAGGATCTAGACGACGCTGCATTATGGGCGGTGATTGATTCCGCCGCCGCTGCCGCCTCCTCCACCACCGGCGTCACTAAGTACAGTAAACCGCTACCTGACAATCACTCTCCAATTAGGCCTTTTCCTAGCTCAAATACTTCTCCACAATCTAGGCTAGGCAAAACCCCCAGAAACTTCCAAAATCATCACCATAACGGAGAGGTACTTAATCACCGGCCGCAGAAAATGTCCAGGTCAGATTCTAACAGCGTTTCGGTACTGAGCAGGACGAGTCCGAATCCGATGGCGGTAGTTAAGCACGTGCAGAGAGATCCGTCTGTGATGAGTTATTCGTCGCCGGTGACGAGGTCTCCGGCTCGGGTGATGGAGTATGATAACAGGTATAACAGTCCGATAGTCTCGGAGTGTTCGCCGGTGGCTATGAGTCATGGACAGCGTGAGGATAGAGATGGTGTCGTTAGGCATAGCTTGGCTGGTCCATTTCCATCCGTTTCTCTGTTCAAGGAGTATCAAAATGCAGCGATGGCG ATTCTGGAGAAATCTGACTACACTATGATTTCTGGACATCCCTTCATAAAAAAAACTG GTTGGAGGAAGATATCTTTTTACTTCAATCTATCATATGAAATTAAAGACAAGACCATTGAGTTTGATGACAACCGTAATGTCCTGCGCGCTGAATTTATAGTTCGGGCACACATGCA GGGTGGTAGGTTCTCAGATGGATGGGGATCATGTGAGCGGCGGGAGAAGAAGTTTCTAAAACCAAATCATGACATTCCCAGCACAGCAGAAACCAGAGCCAAAAATAAAGCATGCCAG GACTTGCTTGGAATTGGAGAATATCGACCTGGTATGGGCCAGAGTAGTAATGGGTAA